One Orrella dioscoreae genomic window carries:
- a CDS encoding alkene reductase — MTTLFDPLQVGALTLPNRIVLAPLTRSRAAGRVPNALMAQYYAQRASAGLILSEATSVIPQGVGYVDTPGIWSAEQVEGWKRVTEAVHAAGGRIFLQLWHVGRISDPELLDGNLPVAPSAIQPDGHVSLLRPKRPFVTPRALETSEIPGIVQAYRTGAENAKLAGFDGVEVHGANGYLLDQFLQSGTNTRTDAYGGSLENRARLMLEVTDACIDVWGADRVGMHLAPRGDSHDMSDSDPLATFTYVARELGKRGIAFICARESLGDKRIGPQLKQAFGGVYIANEAFTAETSQQVLDAGEADAVAFGKLYIANPDLVERFAAGAELNAPRAETFYAPLEGEGPDNGYTDYPALAEAASAQ, encoded by the coding sequence ATGACCACGCTTTTTGATCCCCTCCAGGTCGGCGCGCTGACCCTGCCGAACCGCATCGTCCTGGCGCCGCTGACCCGTTCGCGCGCCGCCGGCCGCGTGCCCAACGCGCTCATGGCGCAGTACTACGCCCAGCGCGCCAGCGCCGGCCTCATCCTGTCCGAGGCCACCTCGGTCATCCCGCAAGGCGTGGGCTACGTCGACACCCCGGGCATCTGGTCCGCCGAGCAGGTGGAAGGCTGGAAGCGCGTGACCGAGGCCGTGCACGCCGCGGGCGGACGCATCTTCCTGCAGCTGTGGCACGTGGGCCGCATCTCGGATCCCGAGCTGCTGGACGGCAACCTCCCCGTCGCGCCCAGCGCGATCCAGCCCGACGGCCACGTCAGCCTGCTGCGTCCGAAGCGCCCCTTCGTGACCCCGCGCGCGCTGGAAACCAGCGAGATCCCCGGCATCGTGCAGGCCTATCGCACCGGCGCGGAAAACGCCAAGCTCGCGGGCTTCGACGGCGTGGAAGTGCACGGCGCCAATGGCTATCTGCTGGACCAGTTCCTGCAGAGCGGCACGAACACGCGCACCGACGCCTATGGCGGCAGCCTGGAAAACCGCGCGCGCCTGATGCTGGAAGTGACCGACGCCTGCATCGACGTGTGGGGCGCGGACCGCGTGGGCATGCACCTGGCGCCGCGTGGCGATTCGCATGACATGTCGGACAGCGATCCGCTGGCCACGTTCACCTATGTGGCGCGCGAGCTGGGCAAGCGCGGCATCGCCTTCATCTGCGCGCGTGAGTCGCTGGGCGACAAGCGCATCGGCCCACAACTGAAGCAGGCTTTCGGCGGCGTCTATATCGCCAACGAAGCCTTCACGGCCGAGACCTCGCAACAGGTGCTGGACGCGGGCGAGGCGGATGCCGTGGCTTTCGGCAAGCTCTACATCGCCAACCCGGACCTGGTCGAGCGTTTCGCGGCCGGCGCCGAACTGAACGCGCCGCGCGCCGAGACCTTCTATGCGCCCCTGGAAGGCGAAGGTCCGGATAACGGCTACACCGACTATCCGGCGCTGGCGGAGGCCGCGTCGGCGCAGTAA
- a CDS encoding ArsR/SmtB family transcription factor — translation MDIDAIHKALASPLRRQILTWLKTPEQCFEAQDHPWDMGVCAGRIDQRTGLSQSTVSGHLAILQRAGLITARKVGQWIFYARNEALIQEFLAQSARDL, via the coding sequence ATGGATATCGACGCCATCCACAAAGCCCTGGCCAGCCCCTTGCGGCGCCAGATCCTGACGTGGCTGAAAACCCCGGAGCAGTGTTTCGAAGCCCAGGACCACCCCTGGGACATGGGCGTGTGCGCGGGGCGCATCGACCAGCGCACGGGCTTGTCGCAGTCCACCGTGTCCGGGCACCTGGCCATCCTGCAGCGCGCAGGACTGATCACCGCCCGCAAGGTGGGGCAGTGGATTTTCTATGCACGCAACGAGGCGCTCATCCAGGAGTTCCTGGCGCAGTCCGCGCGTGATCTCTGA
- the imuA gene encoding translesion DNA synthesis-associated protein ImuA, with amino-acid sequence MPRPEHIHPALWRGSQLATRASACLPAGHAALAAELPGGGWPLGSLTELLPERHGVGEIRLLRPALAAVPAHRRIVLLSPPYAPHLACWHHWRLDPAQLLWLHPAHDRDALWAAEQVLRNGQCGALLAWHDPVPLPALRRLHLAAQGSDMLFVLMRPPSTAAQASVAPLRVALAPARGGVAVTLLKRRGPPCARTLHIPLDNRLPGLDTLFPHVPLDQPAPAPAHAGRLPHALAQ; translated from the coding sequence ATGCCCCGGCCCGAACACATCCATCCCGCCCTCTGGCGTGGCTCGCAACTGGCCACGCGGGCCAGCGCGTGCCTGCCCGCCGGACACGCGGCGCTGGCGGCGGAATTGCCCGGCGGCGGCTGGCCCCTGGGCAGCCTGACCGAGCTGCTGCCCGAACGCCACGGCGTAGGAGAAATCCGGCTGCTGCGCCCGGCATTGGCGGCCGTGCCCGCGCATCGCCGGATCGTGCTGCTCTCGCCGCCCTACGCCCCCCACCTGGCCTGCTGGCATCACTGGCGGCTCGACCCTGCGCAACTGCTGTGGCTGCACCCCGCCCACGACCGCGATGCCTTGTGGGCCGCCGAACAGGTGCTGCGCAACGGCCAGTGCGGCGCGTTGCTGGCCTGGCACGACCCGGTGCCGCTGCCTGCCTTGCGGCGCCTGCACCTGGCGGCGCAAGGCAGCGACATGCTGTTCGTGCTGATGCGCCCGCCCTCCACCGCCGCGCAGGCCTCGGTCGCGCCCCTGCGCGTGGCGCTGGCGCCGGCGCGCGGCGGCGTGGCCGTCACGCTGCTCAAGCGCCGCGGCCCGCCTTGCGCGCGCACCCTGCACATTCCCCTGGACAACCGCCTGCCTGGCCTCGACACCCTGTTTCCCCATGTCCCTCTGGATCAGCCTGCACCTGCCCCAGCTCATGCTGGACGCCTGCCGCACGCGCTGGCTCAGTGA
- a CDS encoding Y-family DNA polymerase: MSLWISLHLPQLMLDACRTRWLSEPAAWALLSRERIVACSAGARALGLAEGMRRSGASTLAPQATLLERDAASEQALFDAAALAVLPYTPQVVQYADHTLLLDVTASLTLFGGPRALLRATRQAVRACGLQVQAALAPTPHGAWLLARHAAARARRATLKPATLSRRLDALPCALLPEAEPLADWLGGIGCHTLGALRALPRAGLQRRSSPALMRALDAAYAPTPLATDWFVPPPSYHIRHDLLERLEHSEGVLHVAARLLEGLCRWLQACRLAVTGLRLTLIHERRRHAGPQEQPDTCLALALAEPAWQLPQLLAPLRERYARLPWAGPVVAVQLDTQALAPQAPPSAQLFPDPGGSPADFRRLLDLLRARLGDARVLHGAAVADHRPENANVWAGADSPPCRQGLAPTPGERPFWLLDVPQPLPLQQDRPVHGTPLRLVRGPERIESGWWHGAFVLRDYFVAEDAHAARYWIFRERGQAAPRWFLHGLFA, encoded by the coding sequence ATGTCCCTCTGGATCAGCCTGCACCTGCCCCAGCTCATGCTGGACGCCTGCCGCACGCGCTGGCTCAGTGAGCCGGCCGCCTGGGCATTGCTGTCGCGCGAGCGCATCGTCGCCTGCAGCGCCGGCGCCCGCGCGCTGGGCCTGGCCGAAGGCATGCGCCGCAGCGGCGCATCCACGCTCGCCCCGCAAGCCACGCTGCTGGAACGCGATGCCGCCAGCGAACAGGCCCTCTTCGACGCCGCCGCGCTGGCCGTGCTGCCCTACACCCCGCAAGTGGTGCAATACGCCGACCACACGCTGCTGCTGGACGTCACGGCCAGTTTGACGCTCTTCGGCGGGCCACGCGCCCTGCTGCGCGCCACGCGCCAGGCCGTGCGCGCCTGTGGCCTGCAGGTGCAGGCAGCGCTGGCCCCCACGCCGCATGGCGCCTGGCTGCTGGCCCGCCACGCTGCGGCACGCGCCCGGCGCGCCACGCTCAAGCCCGCCACCTTGTCCCGCCGGCTGGACGCCCTGCCCTGCGCCTTGCTGCCCGAGGCCGAACCCTTGGCCGACTGGCTGGGCGGCATCGGCTGCCATACCCTGGGCGCCTTGCGCGCCTTGCCGCGCGCGGGGCTGCAACGCCGCAGCAGTCCCGCGCTGATGCGCGCGCTGGACGCGGCCTATGCGCCCACGCCGCTGGCCACGGACTGGTTCGTCCCGCCGCCCAGCTACCACATCCGCCACGACCTGCTGGAACGGCTGGAACACAGCGAAGGCGTGCTGCACGTGGCGGCCCGGCTGCTGGAAGGCCTGTGCCGCTGGCTGCAGGCCTGCCGGCTGGCGGTGACAGGCCTGCGGCTCACGCTGATCCACGAACGCCGCCGTCACGCAGGCCCGCAGGAACAGCCCGACACCTGCCTGGCGCTGGCGCTGGCCGAACCCGCCTGGCAATTGCCGCAACTGCTTGCGCCCTTGCGGGAACGCTATGCGCGCCTGCCCTGGGCCGGCCCGGTCGTGGCCGTGCAGCTCGACACCCAGGCGCTGGCGCCGCAGGCCCCGCCCAGCGCGCAGCTCTTTCCCGACCCAGGCGGCTCGCCCGCCGATTTCCGCCGCCTGCTGGACCTGCTGCGCGCACGCCTGGGCGACGCGCGCGTGCTGCACGGGGCCGCCGTCGCCGACCACCGCCCCGAGAACGCGAATGTCTGGGCCGGCGCGGACTCGCCCCCCTGCCGCCAGGGGCTCGCCCCCACGCCCGGCGAGCGTCCGTTCTGGCTGCTGGACGTTCCCCAGCCCCTGCCGCTGCAACAGGACCGGCCCGTCCATGGCACGCCGCTGCGCCTGGTGCGCGGCCCCGAGCGCATCGAAAGCGGCTGGTGGCACGGCGCCTTCGTGCTGCGCGACTATTTCGTGGCCGAGGACGCGCACGCCGCGCGCTATTGGATCTTCCGCGAGCGCGGCCAGGCTGCGCCGCGCTGGTTCCTGCACGGGCTCTTCGCCTGA
- a CDS encoding error-prone DNA polymerase produces the protein MRDTSTPLSGLLSGQLPGYAELHCLSNFSFLRGASHPESLVEYAAELGYAALALTDECSLAGVVRAHVEAKKLPGDRPLKLLIGSELRLSPRAGHPGCTLVALAQDKEGYGNLSELITLARGRAPKGEYRLHADDLDAPAAAHAHLRGLPGCIVLLSPERGTPLEDLLAQAEWTARTFGPRARMALTLLHHPHEDTYRAAVETAARRHGLPLAATGRVEMHTRSRKPLHDTLAAIRLGQPVHACGYALAPNAEQHLRTRQRLAASYPPEALAETLRIAQACTFSLDELRYEYPEEIVPAGHTAASYLRKATREGAAQRYPQGVPPAVQTQIDHELALIIDLKYEAYFLTVHDLVQFARSKHILCQGRGSAANSTVCYCLHITEVNPAQSTLLFERFISRERGEPPDIDVDFEHQRREEVIQYVYEKYGRARAALTAVVISYRPRSVLRDTGRALGIDEVILDAVARQHQWWDGKDHLMDRFARAGLDPSSSVAQHWAWLAEQLMGFPRHLSQHPGGFVMSRGPLTRLVPIENAAMADRSVVQWDKDDLDAVGLLKVDVLALGMLTVLRRAMAWVAQRRSLPGFAFPDIPDEDGRTYDMICDADTIGVFQIESRAQMSMLPRLRPRTYYDLVVEVAIVRPGPIQGGMVHPYLRRKHGLEPNIPPTEKIGEVLARTLGVPIFQEQVMQIAMVGAGFSADDADQLRRSMAAWRRKGGVDKFRNRLIDGLLKHGCTQEFADSLFRQIEGFGEYGFPESHAASFAKLAYYSSWIKRHEPEAFLAALLDSQPMGFYQPAQLVHDARRHGVQVLPVDIRHSEALCTLVERTVPGPDPLPAHAPAEAPRPAVRLGLNQVAGLSKDTAERIAALRAESPFTDVHDLSRRAGLTRHELDALAAAGALALAGHRRQARWVAAGAVADAGLLRAASVGDVQSPALSAPSEGEDIIDDYESVGLTLGRHPVHLLRPRLTGMRFMPAATLNGYPHGRLARACGIVTGRQRPPTAKGVLFVTIEDETGPVNVVLRPELVERQRREATAATLLGVYGVWQSHQGVRHLVAGRLVDCSPLLGRLTPHSRDFH, from the coding sequence ATGCGCGACACGTCCACGCCGCTGTCCGGCCTGCTGTCCGGTCAACTCCCCGGCTATGCCGAACTGCATTGCCTCTCGAACTTCTCTTTCCTGCGCGGCGCCTCGCATCCGGAAAGCCTAGTCGAGTACGCCGCGGAACTGGGCTATGCGGCGCTGGCCCTCACCGACGAATGCTCGCTGGCCGGCGTGGTGCGCGCGCATGTCGAAGCGAAGAAGCTGCCCGGGGACAGGCCGCTGAAACTGCTCATCGGCAGCGAGCTGCGCCTGTCGCCGCGTGCCGGCCATCCCGGCTGCACGCTCGTCGCGCTGGCGCAGGACAAGGAAGGCTATGGCAACCTGTCCGAGCTCATCACGCTGGCGCGCGGCCGCGCCCCGAAAGGGGAATACCGGCTGCACGCCGACGACCTGGATGCCCCTGCCGCCGCGCATGCCCATCTGCGCGGACTGCCCGGCTGCATCGTGCTGCTGTCGCCCGAACGCGGCACGCCGCTGGAAGACCTGCTGGCGCAGGCGGAATGGACGGCGCGCACCTTCGGGCCGCGCGCGCGCATGGCCTTGACGCTGCTGCATCATCCGCACGAAGACACCTATCGCGCCGCGGTGGAAACCGCCGCGCGCCGCCACGGACTGCCACTGGCCGCCACGGGCCGCGTCGAGATGCACACCCGTTCGCGCAAGCCCTTGCACGACACGCTGGCCGCCATCCGTCTGGGCCAGCCCGTGCATGCCTGCGGCTATGCGCTGGCGCCCAATGCCGAACAGCACCTGCGCACGCGCCAGCGCCTGGCCGCCAGCTATCCGCCCGAGGCCCTGGCCGAGACCCTGCGCATCGCGCAGGCCTGCACGTTCTCGCTGGACGAGCTGCGTTATGAATACCCCGAGGAGATCGTGCCTGCCGGGCACACGGCGGCGTCATACCTGCGCAAGGCCACGCGCGAAGGCGCCGCCCAGCGCTATCCCCAGGGCGTGCCGCCTGCCGTGCAAACCCAGATCGACCACGAGCTCGCGCTCATCATCGACCTGAAATACGAAGCCTATTTCCTGACGGTGCACGACCTGGTGCAGTTTGCCCGCTCGAAGCACATCCTGTGCCAGGGCCGGGGCTCGGCCGCCAATTCCACCGTCTGCTATTGCCTGCATATCACCGAGGTCAACCCCGCGCAAAGCACGCTGCTCTTCGAGCGCTTCATCAGCCGCGAACGCGGCGAGCCGCCCGACATCGACGTGGACTTCGAGCATCAGCGCCGCGAAGAAGTGATCCAGTACGTCTATGAAAAATATGGCCGCGCGCGCGCGGCGCTCACCGCCGTCGTCATTTCCTATCGGCCGCGCAGCGTCCTGCGCGACACGGGCCGCGCCCTGGGCATCGACGAGGTGATCCTGGACGCCGTCGCACGCCAGCACCAGTGGTGGGATGGCAAGGATCACCTGATGGATCGTTTCGCGCGGGCCGGCCTCGACCCTTCCTCGTCCGTTGCGCAGCATTGGGCCTGGCTGGCCGAGCAACTCATGGGATTTCCACGCCACCTGTCGCAGCACCCGGGCGGCTTCGTCATGTCGCGCGGGCCGCTGACCAGGCTGGTCCCCATCGAGAACGCCGCCATGGCCGACCGCAGCGTGGTGCAGTGGGACAAGGACGACCTCGATGCGGTGGGCTTGCTGAAGGTCGACGTGCTGGCATTGGGCATGCTGACCGTGCTGCGGCGGGCAATGGCGTGGGTGGCGCAGCGCCGCAGCCTGCCGGGCTTTGCCTTCCCGGACATCCCGGATGAAGACGGGCGCACCTACGACATGATCTGCGACGCCGACACCATCGGCGTCTTCCAGATCGAGTCGCGCGCACAGATGAGCATGCTGCCGCGCCTGCGGCCAAGAACCTATTACGACCTGGTGGTGGAAGTCGCCATCGTGCGCCCCGGCCCCATCCAGGGCGGCATGGTGCATCCCTATCTGCGGCGCAAGCACGGGCTGGAGCCCAACATTCCCCCCACGGAAAAAATCGGCGAAGTCCTGGCGCGCACCCTGGGCGTCCCGATCTTCCAGGAACAGGTCATGCAGATCGCCATGGTCGGCGCGGGCTTCAGCGCCGACGACGCCGATCAGCTGCGCCGTTCCATGGCGGCGTGGCGGCGCAAGGGCGGCGTCGACAAGTTCCGCAACAGGCTGATCGACGGGCTGCTGAAACACGGCTGCACCCAGGAATTCGCCGACAGCCTCTTCCGCCAGATCGAAGGCTTCGGCGAATACGGCTTCCCCGAAAGCCACGCCGCCAGCTTCGCCAAGCTGGCCTACTACAGCTCCTGGATCAAGCGCCACGAGCCCGAGGCCTTCCTGGCGGCATTGCTGGACTCGCAGCCCATGGGCTTCTACCAGCCCGCGCAACTGGTGCACGACGCGCGCCGGCACGGGGTGCAGGTGCTGCCCGTGGACATCCGCCACAGCGAGGCGCTGTGCACGCTGGTCGAACGCACCGTGCCTGGGCCCGATCCCCTGCCGGCGCATGCCCCCGCCGAGGCCCCGCGGCCCGCCGTGCGCCTGGGCTTGAACCAGGTCGCCGGACTCTCCAAGGACACCGCCGAACGCATCGCCGCCTTGCGCGCGGAATCCCCTTTTACCGATGTCCACGACCTGTCCCGCCGCGCCGGGCTCACGCGGCACGAGCTGGACGCCCTGGCCGCGGCAGGCGCGCTGGCGCTGGCCGGGCACCGGCGCCAGGCCCGCTGGGTCGCGGCAGGCGCCGTGGCCGATGCGGGCTTGCTGCGCGCGGCCAGCGTCGGCGATGTGCAATCGCCCGCCCTGAGCGCGCCCTCCGAGGGCGAGGACATCATCGACGACTATGAATCCGTGGGCCTGACGCTGGGACGCCATCCCGTGCACCTGCTGCGCCCGCGCCTGACCGGCATGCGCTTCATGCCCGCCGCCACGCTGAACGGCTATCCGCATGGCCGGCTGGCACGGGCCTGCGGCATCGTCACCGGGCGCCAGCGCCCGCCCACCGCCAAGGGCGTGCTCTTCGTGACGATCGAGGACGAGACCGGGCCGGTCAACGTGGTGCTGCGGCCGGAACTGGTGGAGCGCCAACGCCGCGAAGCCACCGCGGCCACCCTGCTGGGCGTCTATGGCGTGTGGCAAAGCCACCAGGGCGTGCGTCACCTGGTGGCCGGCAGGCTGGTCGATTGCTCGCCGCTGCTGGGCCGGCTGACGCCGCACAGCCGCGACTTCCATTGA
- a CDS encoding GatB/YqeY domain-containing protein — translation MSTEPLKQRIANAVKDAMRAKQSERLGTLRLLQAAIKQKEVDERRDLDDADVTAILEKQVKQRRESITAFEQAGRQETADAEKAEVLVLQEFLPQAATEAEVLAAVDAAVAQVAAEGATGAPAMGKVMAIVKAALAGRADMTAVSRQVKEKLTGA, via the coding sequence ATGAGCACCGAACCGCTCAAGCAGCGTATTGCCAACGCCGTCAAGGACGCCATGCGCGCCAAGCAATCCGAGCGCCTGGGCACCCTGCGCCTCTTGCAGGCCGCCATCAAGCAGAAGGAAGTGGACGAGCGCCGCGACCTGGACGATGCCGACGTCACCGCCATCCTGGAAAAGCAGGTCAAGCAGCGCCGCGAGTCCATCACCGCCTTCGAACAGGCCGGCCGCCAGGAAACCGCCGACGCCGAAAAGGCCGAAGTGCTCGTGCTGCAGGAGTTCCTGCCGCAAGCCGCCACCGAAGCCGAAGTGCTTGCCGCCGTCGACGCCGCCGTGGCCCAGGTGGCCGCCGAAGGCGCCACGGGCGCGCCGGCCATGGGCAAGGTCATGGCCATCGTGAAGGCCGCGTTGGCCGGCCGCGCCGACATGACGGCCGTCTCGCGCCAGGTCAAGGAAAAGCTGACCGGCGCCTGA
- a CDS encoding BPTD_2524 family lipoprotein, producing the protein MLKKLAAVAAMAVGLAGCATDIAPLGGRAITDSFEVAVDYQEAWRRADEQMRQCLRGENGHSVRGGVDDTARTAVAEVITRFSSSPLVQADIQARDGKRSAVSLAAWNVGVWNEEGLAALRESIEFGTPTCRAYMPKPKADPKRGR; encoded by the coding sequence ATGCTCAAGAAATTGGCGGCCGTGGCCGCGATGGCGGTCGGTCTGGCGGGTTGCGCGACGGATATCGCTCCCCTGGGCGGGCGCGCCATCACCGATTCCTTCGAGGTCGCGGTGGATTACCAGGAAGCCTGGCGCCGTGCCGATGAACAGATGCGCCAGTGCCTGCGCGGCGAGAACGGCCATTCGGTGCGAGGCGGCGTGGACGACACGGCGCGCACGGCGGTGGCCGAGGTCATCACGCGCTTCAGTTCGAGCCCGCTGGTGCAGGCCGATATCCAGGCCCGTGACGGCAAGCGCAGCGCGGTGAGCCTGGCGGCCTGGAACGTGGGCGTGTGGAACGAAGAGGGCCTGGCGGCCCTGCGCGAGTCGATCGAATTCGGCACGCCGACCTGCCGCGCCTATATGCCCAAGCCCAAGGCGGATCCGAAACGGGGTCGCTGA
- a CDS encoding Bug family tripartite tricarboxylate transporter substrate binding protein, protein MTFNKTILRKTLAALCCAVAGAAVSAPVLAADTYPSNPVKWIVPFPAGGSTDIFARVLGESMQRELGQPMVVDNRGGAGGGIGAAMAANAAPDGYTITSATVSTHAINASLYPNLQYDPVKSFAPIILLGYVPNVLVVNADSAFKTVQDLIAAGKSRELTFASNGNGTSQHLTGELFKKQTGIAFAHVPYRGSPQALQDLMGGRVDFMFDQTFSLIQSGKVRALAVSSDERSPLLPDVPTLQEAGVKDFKVLSWHALYAPAGTPDAIVTRLNGAVGKALADAGVRERLGAQGLQVVGGTPQALGELTRVEMARWAEVVKASGARMD, encoded by the coding sequence ATGACGTTCAACAAGACCATCCTTCGCAAGACCCTTGCCGCCCTCTGCTGCGCGGTGGCGGGCGCCGCCGTGTCGGCGCCGGTGCTGGCCGCGGACACCTATCCGTCCAATCCCGTCAAATGGATCGTGCCGTTTCCCGCGGGCGGCAGCACCGACATCTTCGCCCGCGTGCTGGGGGAATCCATGCAGCGCGAGCTGGGCCAGCCCATGGTCGTGGACAACCGCGGCGGCGCGGGCGGCGGCATCGGCGCGGCCATGGCGGCGAACGCGGCGCCTGACGGCTATACGATCACCAGCGCCACGGTGAGCACGCACGCCATCAACGCCAGCCTGTATCCCAACCTGCAATACGACCCGGTCAAGAGCTTCGCGCCCATCATCCTGCTGGGCTATGTGCCCAATGTGCTGGTGGTGAACGCCGATTCGGCGTTCAAGACCGTGCAGGACCTGATCGCCGCCGGCAAGTCGCGCGAGCTGACCTTCGCGTCGAATGGCAACGGCACCAGCCAGCACCTGACCGGTGAACTGTTCAAGAAACAGACCGGCATCGCCTTCGCGCACGTGCCGTACCGTGGCTCGCCCCAGGCCTTGCAGGACCTGATGGGCGGCCGCGTGGACTTCATGTTCGACCAGACCTTCTCCCTGATCCAGTCCGGCAAGGTGCGCGCGCTGGCGGTCAGCTCGGACGAGCGTTCGCCCTTGCTGCCGGACGTGCCCACGCTGCAGGAGGCGGGCGTGAAGGACTTCAAGGTGCTGTCCTGGCACGCGCTGTATGCGCCGGCGGGCACGCCCGATGCCATCGTGACGCGCCTGAACGGCGCGGTCGGCAAGGCCTTGGCCGATGCCGGGGTGCGCGAGCGCCTGGGCGCGCAAGGCTTGCAGGTGGTGGGCGGCACGCCGCAGGCACTGGGCGAGCTGACCCGCGTGGAAATGGCGCGCTGGGCCGAGGTGGTGAAGGCGTCGGGCGCCAGGATGGACTGA
- a CDS encoding dihydrodipicolinate synthase family protein has product MKTTPHTLQDVAASVLAVPPLARNADLSLNADANRALIRHMEAGGISTLVYGGNANFYHLGMHEYAAVLDLLVQAAADDTWVVPSAGPDFGKLVDQAAVLRDYDFPITMVMPQRGACHPAGVARGVSLFAEKLGKPVLLYIKDEGYLPAQTVRALVDDGTVSLIKYAVVREQPAQDEQLRELAAQVDPKRIISGIGERPAIDHLRAFGLGSFTTGTGCIAPAASMSLLRAIQAGDWEGAETLRKGFLGVEDLRDAHGPIPVLHDAVSFCGIADMGPMLPMLANTDAALKAPLTAAASALLKAESVAA; this is encoded by the coding sequence ATGAAAACCACGCCCCACACCCTGCAGGACGTCGCCGCTTCCGTGCTGGCCGTGCCGCCGCTGGCGCGCAACGCCGACCTGTCCTTGAACGCCGACGCCAACCGCGCCCTGATCCGCCATATGGAAGCCGGCGGCATCTCGACGCTGGTCTATGGCGGCAACGCCAACTTCTATCACCTGGGCATGCACGAATATGCCGCGGTGCTGGACCTGCTGGTGCAAGCAGCCGCCGACGACACGTGGGTGGTGCCCTCGGCCGGGCCGGACTTCGGCAAGCTGGTCGACCAGGCCGCCGTGCTGCGCGACTACGACTTCCCCATCACGATGGTCATGCCCCAGCGTGGCGCCTGCCATCCCGCGGGCGTGGCGCGCGGCGTGAGCCTGTTCGCCGAGAAGCTGGGCAAGCCGGTGCTGCTGTACATCAAGGACGAAGGCTATCTGCCGGCACAGACGGTGCGCGCGCTGGTGGACGACGGCACGGTCAGCCTCATCAAGTACGCCGTGGTGCGCGAGCAGCCGGCCCAGGACGAGCAACTGCGCGAACTGGCGGCCCAGGTGGATCCCAAGCGCATCATCAGCGGCATCGGCGAGCGTCCCGCCATCGATCACCTGCGCGCCTTCGGCCTGGGCAGCTTCACTACCGGTACGGGTTGCATCGCGCCTGCCGCGTCGATGTCGCTGCTGCGCGCCATCCAGGCGGGCGACTGGGAAGGCGCGGAAACCCTCCGCAAGGGCTTCCTGGGCGTGGAAGACCTGCGCGACGCGCACGGCCCCATCCCGGTCCTGCACGACGCGGTGAGCTTCTGCGGCATTGCCGACATGGGTCCCATGCTGCCCATGCTGGCCAATACCGACGCGGCCCTGAAGGCGCCGCTGACGGCCGCCGCCAGCGCACTGCTGAAGGCCGAGTCCGTGGCGGCCTGA
- a CDS encoding FadR/GntR family transcriptional regulator, whose protein sequence is MSTAPLSARAATPPPSTEGGPVLRRVKKYSDQIYEEIMARIVSGALPEGERLPAESEMAETFGVSRPVIREALARLRADGVIVSRHGSGSYVQRKPAVDFLQLAPIGGVADLLRAYEYRVALEGEVAWLAAERRTETDLRLLSAALKDMRAAMDERRVGAEADLRFHRAIAAATKNPLFEFSMQALSEYIAEGVALTRKLSLKVGRARLELVQAEHERIYQAVRAHDSAGAREAMRSHIDNARLRMLTEEPQQG, encoded by the coding sequence ATGTCCACCGCCCCCCTGTCCGCGCGCGCCGCCACCCCGCCCCCTTCCACCGAGGGCGGCCCGGTCCTGCGCCGCGTGAAGAAATACAGCGACCAGATCTACGAAGAGATCATGGCCCGCATCGTCAGCGGCGCCCTCCCCGAGGGCGAGCGCCTGCCGGCGGAAAGCGAAATGGCGGAAACCTTCGGCGTGTCGCGCCCGGTCATCCGCGAGGCGCTGGCGCGCCTGCGCGCCGATGGCGTCATCGTGTCGCGCCACGGCTCGGGTTCCTATGTGCAACGCAAGCCTGCGGTCGATTTCCTGCAACTGGCGCCCATCGGCGGCGTGGCGGACCTGCTGCGCGCCTATGAATACCGCGTGGCGCTGGAAGGCGAAGTGGCATGGCTGGCGGCCGAGCGCCGCACCGAAACCGACCTGCGCCTGTTGTCGGCTGCCCTGAAGGACATGCGGGCGGCCATGGACGAACGCCGGGTGGGTGCCGAGGCCGACCTGCGCTTTCATCGCGCGATTGCGGCCGCCACCAAGAACCCGCTGTTCGAGTTCAGCATGCAGGCGCTGTCGGAGTACATCGCCGAAGGCGTGGCGCTGACGCGCAAGCTGTCGCTGAAAGTGGGCCGCGCCCGCCTGGAACTCGTCCAGGCCGAACACGAGCGCATCTATCAGGCCGTGCGCGCGCACGACAGCGCCGGCGCACGCGAAGCCATGCGCAGCCACATCGACAACGCGCGGCTGCGCATGCTGACGGAAGAGCCGCAGCAGGGCTGA